One Rhododendron vialii isolate Sample 1 chromosome 2a, ASM3025357v1 genomic region harbors:
- the LOC131317688 gene encoding uncharacterized protein LOC131317688, protein MFKFISRISARGASPAHNLYLFQIQPFSSSLEVKSKHKSSNQYSFAVKYLINSFGFTPEKALSASKHVKFETRDKPDSVVALFKSHGFTRTQISTVIKKFPSVLVCDAKKTLLPKLQFLNSKGVSSTDVAVIVSTCPRVLKCSLKNVIIPAFDFFSNLLQSEEKAVAAIKRYSGIFWIDHQAQVTPNIHVLREANVPEANIMYLLMKQPRTFMVKIGRFREVVEEVEKMGFNHLRMSFVSAVHAVRALSKSTWDKKVEAYKKWGLTDDEFLVAFKKYPGCMKVSENKIDELMDFLVNKTGWGSSFFVRRPEVVSLSLEKRIVPRNAVYQALWSKGLITSKDIRLETLLLVSETRFLEKVLSFQEEAAPELLKLYKEKLDLAK, encoded by the coding sequence ATGTTTAAGTTTATTAGTAGAATTTCTGCTAGAGGAGCGTCACCAGCTCACAATCTCTATTTATTTCAAATCCAACCCTTCTCTTCATCTCTCGAAGTCAAATCCAAGCATAAATCTTCAAATCAATATTCATTCGCAGTGAAGTACCTCATAAACTCATTTGGGTTCACTCCAGAAAAAGCTCTCTCTGCATCAAAGCATGTCAAATTTGAAACTCGTGATAAGCCTGACTCAGTCGTGGCACTCTTCAAGAGTCATGGATTCACACGAACCCAGATTTCAACAGTCATTAAAAAGTTCCCTTCTGTACTTGTATGCGATGCCAAGAAAACCCTTTTGCCCAAACTCCAATTTCTGAATTCTAAAGGCGTTTCAAGCACAGATGTTGCCGTGATAGTATCTACGTGTCCGCGTGTTTTGAAATGCAGCTTGAAAAACGTAATCATCCCAGCTTTCGATTTCTTTAGCAATTTGCTTCAGTCCGAAGAGAAAGCTGTAGCTGCTATTAAACGGTATTCTGGGATATTTTGGATTGATCATCAAGCACAAGTGACACCCAATATTCATGTTCTTCGGGAAGCCAATGTGCCGGAGGCCAATATTATGTATCTGTTGATGAAACAACCTAGAACATTCATGGTGAAGATCGGTAGGTTTAGAGAGGTTGTGGAGGAGGTAGAGAAAATGGGATTTAATCATTTGAGAATGAGTTTTGTGTCAGCAGTTCATGCGGTAAGGGCACTGTCTAAATCAACATGGGATAAGAAGGTTGAGGCCTATAAGAAATGGGGTTTGACCGATGATGAGTTTCTTGTAGCTTTTAAAAAGTATCCAGGGTGTATGAAGGTATCGGAGAATAAGATTGATGAGTTGATGGATTTTCTTGTGAATAAAACGGGTTGGGGATCATCGTTCTTTGTAAGAAGGCCAGAAGTTGTATCCTTGAGCTTGGAGAAGAGGATTGTTCCAAGGAATGCCGTTTATCAAGCTCTGTGGTCGAAGGGCTTAATTACGAGCAAGGATATTAGATTGGAGACATTGCTACTAGTTTCTGAAACGCGGTTCCTAGAGAAGGTTTTGAGCTTTCAGGAGGAAGCAGCTCCTGAGCTTTTGAAGTTGTACAAGGAAAAGTTGGATCTTGCGAAGTAA
- the LOC131317690 gene encoding uncharacterized protein LOC131317690: MLKFISKSAAKASPSPRIVYFYQTHPFSSSPKSVRNSPNQHSFTVNYFINSFGFSPEEALSASKYIKFDNPHKPDVVVELFKNHGFTQTEISSLIRNFPRVLGRDAQKNLLPKLEFFKSRGLSSADVARIASSSPLFLKSSLEYTIIPAFDFVSNLFKSKGKAMAAMKRLRRISLDQLTRMNPNIATLRETGVSDSSITYLLINEPGAFMMSYDKFRRVVEEVQKMGFSPSKVNFVVAIRVLGAMTKSTWNKKVKIYRKWGLTEDEISVAFKKRPWFMTTSEDKINRVMDFFVNKMGWEPLFIARDPRVIQMSLEKRVVPRSAVYEALLLQGLIKASDISLTTLLNYPEKQFLKKIWSWKKEEAPKLLKLYNEKLDHGN, from the coding sequence ATGTTGAAGTTTATCAGTAAATCTGCTGCTAAAGCTTCGCCATCCCCCCGCATTGTCTACTTCTATCAAACCCACCCCTTTTCATCATCCCCTAAATCCGTCCGAAATTCACCAAATCAACACTCGTTCACGGTCAATTACTTCATAAACTCATTCGGGTTTTCTCCAGAAGAAGCTCTCTCCGCGTCCAAGTATATTAAATTTGATAATCCCCACAAGCCAGACGTGGTCGTGGAATTGTTCAAGAACCATGGTTTCACCCAAACCGAGATCTCAAGCCTTATTAGAAATTTCCCTCGGGTACTTGGACGCGATGCCCAGAAAAACCTTTTGCCCAAACTCGAATTTTTCAAATCTAGAGGCCTTTCAAGCGCAGATGTTGCCAGAATAGCATCTTCAAGTCCCTTATTTTTGAAGAGCAGCTTGGAATATACGATCATCCCAGCATTTGATTTCGTTAGTAATCTGTTTAAATccaaagggaaagctatggctGCTATGAAACGCCTCCGCCGTATTTCGTTGGATCAGCTAACTCGGATGAACCCCAATATTGCAACACTGCGAGAAACCGGTGTGTCAGATTCCAGTATTACATATTTGTTGATAAATGAACCTGGAGCATTCATGATGAGCTACGATAAGTTTAGACGGGTTGTTGAGGAGGTACAGAAAATGGGTTTCAGTCCTTCAAAAGTGAATTTTGTCGTGGCGATCAGAGTGTTAGGGGCGATGACTAAATCTACATGGAACAAGAAGGTTAAGATTTATCGGAAGTGGGGTTTGACCGAGGATGAGATTTCTGTAGCTTTTAAGAAGCGACCATGGTTTATGACGACATCCGAGGATAAGATCAATCGGGTGATGGATTTTTTCGTCAACAAAATGGGTTGGGAGCCTTTGTTTATTGCTAGAGACCCTCGAGTTATTCAAATGAGCTTGGAGAAAAGGGTTGTTCCAAGGAGTGCAGTTTATGAAGCTTTGTTGTTGCAAGGTTTAATCAAGGCTAGTGATATTAGCTTGACTACATTGCTAAACTATCCTGAAAAGCAATTCCTAAAGAAGATTTGGAGCTGGAAGAAGGAAGAAGCTCCCAAGCTATTGAAGTTGTACAATGAAAAGCTGGATCACGGAAACTAA
- the LOC131317691 gene encoding zinc finger CCCH domain-containing protein 34-like has protein sequence MERYGLQSNSAAKWSSQGLEEPAWQFGPSSGAESYPERPDEADCIYYLRTGFCGYGTRCRFNHPRDRGSVVGAFRAGGGEYPERAEQPECQYYMRTGTCKFGASCKYHHPRQGGGSVIPVSLNISGYPLRPGEKECSYYVRMGQCKFGVTCKFHHPQPAGIQVSAPLPLSVPTPVIYPSMQSPSVQSSQQYGLVAGNWPFPGPALVPGSYLQGAYGTMLIPPGMVPFAGWNPYQVEAPVSSAPSPSTLSTMGGASVYGIPQLSPSAPSYTGAYLPLRKSSQKEHMFPERPGQPECQHYMKTGNCKFGLSCRYHHPPEWSPPQINFALSPVGLPLRPGVPICTHYAQNRECKFGASCRFDHPMGTLSYSSSASSLADMPVAPCPVGSTVGTLAPSSSSSDLRQELISGSKKDDISARMSSSSSMTKSSSSIGSIFSDSMSAASQASAPSANPSSSTSHGRGLNKS, from the exons atgGAGAGATACGGTCTACAGTCGAATTCGGCAGCGAAATGGAGCTCACAGGGGCTCGAAG AGCCTGCGTGGCAATTTGGACCGAGCAGTGGCGCGGAGTCGTACCCCGAGCGGCCCGATGAGGCCGACTGTATCTATTACTTGAGGACGGGGTTTTGTGGGTACGGTACGAGGTGTCGGTTCAATCATCCCCGCGATCGCGGTTCG GTTGTGGGAGCTTTTAGAGCTGGGGGAGGGGAGTACCCGGAGCGAGCAGAGCAACCTGAGTGCCAG TACTATATGAGGACGGGAACATGTAAATTTGGCGCATCCTGCAAGTATCACCATCCAAGACAGGGAGGTGGATCTGTCATCCCTGTGTCACTAAATATTTCTGGATACCCACTACGACCG GGTGAAAAGGAGTGTTCATACTATGTGAGAATGGGGCAGTGCAAGTTTGGTGTAACCTGTAAATTCCATCATCCACAACCAGCAGGCATACAAGTGTCAGCTCCCCTACCTTTGTCTGTACCTACTCCAGTGATTTATCCTTCAATGCAGTCTCCTTCGGTTCAATCATCTCAACAGTATGGACTGGTGGCTGGAAATTGGCCATTTCCAGGGCCTGCTCTAGTTCCAGGTTCGTATCTCCAAGGGGCATATGGTACCATGCTGATTCCTCCAGGAATGGTTCCCTTTGCTGGTTGGAATCCTTACCAG GTGGAGGCACCTGTAAGTTCAGCCCCCTCACCCAGTACTCTATCCACAATGGGAGGAGCATCTGTTTATGGGATCCCACAATTATCTCCTTCAGCGCCTTCATACACAGGAGCTTATTTACCCTTGCGTAAATCTTCGCAGAAGGAACACATGTTTCCAGAAAGACCTGGCCAACCTGAATGCCAACATTACATGAAAACTGGTAATTGTAAATTTGGATTATCATGTAGGTACCATCATCCACCGGAATGGAGTCCACCACAAATAAATTTTGCCCTTAGCCCCGTGGGTCTTCCCCTACGTCCG GGTGTGCCAATTTGTACTCACTATGCTCAAAACAGAGAATGCAAATTTGGGGCCTCATGCAGGTTTGATCATCCAATGGGAACACTGAGTTACAGTTCATCTGCGTCTTCTCTTGCTGATATGCCCGTTGCTCCTTGCCCTGTGGGATCCACAGTGGGTACCCTGGCCCCATCATCCTCTTCATCAGATTTGAGACAGGAACTTATTTCCGGTTCCAAGAAGGATGACATATCAGCCAggatgtcttcttcttcttctatgaCCAAATCCAGTAGTTCGATTGGTTCGATTTTCTCCGACAGTATGTCTGCTGCCTCTCAAGCTTCTGCCCCCTCCGCTAATCCTAGCAGTAGCACAAGTCATGGACGTGGGTTAAACAAATCCTAG